In the Balaenoptera musculus isolate JJ_BM4_2016_0621 chromosome 2, mBalMus1.pri.v3, whole genome shotgun sequence genome, CAGGTAAATGTATAAATGTCGGTATGTTATTGCGGGGGAGGGGAACAATAAGAGTACCCTTGAAGAATCTAGGTATAGTCTTCATAAATGAAGTACTAGTGAATCTTAGAGGAGACCCTCTCTTCCACTTGTGTAAGTTGAGAGACACTTCAGATGTGGGTGGATCTGTTCAAACCTGTCTTCACAACAGTCACAAAGCAAAACACATGCCTTACAAATGATATCTCAGTCCTGTCATTTTGCTTATAAAGAACAGCACATTATGGCTTCATATGAGGTTACTATTGTGCCTCTTTTTTCTCTACCCAGTTACATGATTGCACAATTCTTGGCTTTAAGTGTTGGCCTGCCCACTGCCACCATACTTGCTGAGCATGGAAATCATGCTAACGAAATTATCTTTGTTTCCCTTATAGGCATGTAGAGTCAAGCAACTCTGTAGTCTCAATTGcgatattttaatattatttgataAGTAAAATGACAAGATAGGTGTATCATGGTTGGAAGAGAGAAGCTGAATCATATAAGGATAGAGAATAGGGATGTAGTATAAGGATTAGTCCTTATACAATTGTGAGAGCATGTGAAGAATTCTACAGAATTCTGCAGGCTGGTGTAGGCCTGAAGTTGCTGAAGATTCACAGGTCTAATGGTCAGGAAGAAAAGCTGGACAGTGAGGGAGAGCCAAGGACAAACTGGAAAGCATGAGGACACACTTACCTGTATCTGCCCCTCACTGCCTCCGCTTTCAAGCCCTCAGATTGAGTTACTTATTTAGTGTGAACTACATGTTCATCCAGAGGATATGAATGTGAGGTAAGAGTTTTAACAGgcaagggaattttttttaatcctttaaattTGGGTGGTACTAtataattaggggaaaaaaatcttctacAGCAGAATCTTATAAAATAGTATAAccactttcattcattcttatttCAGTGTGGAAGAAGGTACTTAGTCACCTGTCAGAATCTGGTCTAATATCTTGTGGTCTATCTTAACATCCTGACCACGTCTCCCCAGGATCCAAAAATTATGCCTCAAAGATACTTATATGATAGATATCACTTAGGGCAAAATCGAGATCTCAGTGAATGAATAGTGGCCAAATAGGGGAATGAACATGTCGGGGGCTTAAAGAAGCAGCTCTGTCCATTCACGGGAGGAAAAGAGTGCTTATAGCTATTTTGCAGCAGTTCCTGAAGCTTCTGTGAGCTTTTTAGAGTCTGTAAGTGGATATTGAGATTGCCTGTTTATATCCTAATTGAGCCATTGTGTGTCACTGCCTTGAGACCAAAGTCTAGCTGATTTTCCTTTATGACTGAGCACAGCCATTTTCAAAGCTCCCCAGAAGTTCCTTTGGGGTAGAAAGAAGGTAAAGGAAGATGGCTATAGTCACAACCCCTAGATAGTGTGGAATTCTCTTGGAAAAAACTCTTAAACTAGACTCTCCACCGCCAGTCCTTTCTCTCCCCACatccactccccacctcccccataTTCTATATTCTGCCACcagcatatttttcttaaaataatgctTTCAGACTACCTCATTGGCCTTTCCGTAGCTCACCTTCAGCTACAGTATAATATCCAAGCTCCCCATCCCAAGGTTCTTGCTGGGCTGGCCAGCCTCCCTTTCCCTCATTTCTCACTACTCTCCTTTTGCACACCATTCATAGCATTGCCCCAACTTTAgactctcttccttccctcctgtagtagagatttttatttcctcctctctATGGCTACCCTGCTGCATTTCCTCAGGAATCTCATGTTATCTTCTCTCTTCCTAGCATCCTCTTTTCTCCGTGAGatttaaagcatttttacattaaatatatttagttcttctttatttgttaaaaataaaatccttttgtTTCACTCAGCTCCCTCTTTGATTCATCCTCTGATCATCTCTCCTTTTGCTTCTTTACTTGAATAGCTCTTTACCCTATTTTCCTTATTTCCCTGTGCTCCTCCTAACAACCTACAAactggttttcattttcactttactAAAACTGTTCTCTCATAGATTTCCTATAAGGTGGCCAAATCCTGTGACCTTGCCTCAGTTCTCATCTCTCTTAACATCTCTTCTGGATCTGGTTTTGATAACCATTGTCTTTTTGAAGCATTTCTTCCCCTGGGGTCCATAGATctagacttttttctttctttttaaatcattttgactGTTCCTTTGCTTACTCTCTGGTTTCCTCTCCTGTTTCTCCCTAACTGCTTTTCCCCTGAGCTTTGGTCTCTGGTCTAGGAACCTTCTCTGTACTCCCTCAGACATTGAGCACACACACCCTCAGTGTCTGATGAAACCTATCGGATATCTCCCGGATCTCCTTCTTTAACCCTaatgccctccctgccctcctttcttccttagtTTCTCTTGCTTTTGTCTGTCTCCACTGCCACCCACCCCGTGTCAGGGACCACACTGCTGAAACCTAAATTACTGCAGCAGTCCCCACAGTATAGTTGTGCGCACTGCCCTCAAATTAATCTTCTGGAAACACATCATCCTGTCACTCCTCTGCTACTCCATACGCGATGTGCTTGCTCTGTTCCATATCACTGTCTTTATTCGTGCTTTTTCCTTGACTTAACGTGTCCCTTTCGCTACCTTCAAGCCAACTAAATCTTACCTCTTTCAAGCTGAACTTAAATTCTATCTCCTCCTTATTCTTAATAGTTCAGCCCATACTGCTTTCTCGCTTTTCTGAGCTCTTCTTGTACCCACAGGAGGCCCCGACTCCTGTGACTGGCCTGCTGGTAACTTCCATCTTAGTCTGATGACCCCAAGAACTCTTCATGCTCAGCTGCTGTGACTTACtttcctcagccccaccccactcCAGCCCCCATCTTATCCCAGCAGCCGTTCAGGTTCAAGATGGGATTCCCACcattggtaatattttgttttgttttaaatgtcttatGGGAAATTTAAACATAATCAAAAGTAGGCAGAATAGTGTACTCATCTCCAGTCCCCAGCTTCAGTTTGCTTTATTTGTACCACTATTTCCACATCTCCCCACAGGATTACTTTGAAGTAAATCCCAAGCATATTACtacttctgtaaatatttcaatatgaatctctaaaagataaggattctgtttttaaacaaattcatttttaacaaaacCATTGTTAAACAAAGTAAGATTTTCTGATGGCAAGAGTAGAGGGGAAATAGAGACATAAGTACAGagtttaaacagaaaataaattataaatgattaCAGGTATCCGGTATTTTTTATATCACCCTAAAATCCATTAAAAGGACTATATATTTGCCTCAGGAAACAAGAGGGAAACTGTGAGACTGCACTCTGTTCCTCTGTGGACCAGGGAAGGAGAGGACTAAGGGTCAGAATTAGCAGGTAATAATAGAGGGAAAAGGCCCATGGGACCCTCAGCATAAAACAAGGATCTGATCTTGCCCAAAGGTGATTCCACCCACTCCACCTTTCCTTCCAAATCTCTACCCTCAGGCTTTGCCCAGGTGGAGCCTTTGAAGGTCTCCATGAATGACTGGGGGGAATTCTGATTCTCCTAACTTGGCCAGTTTGGGTGAAGGGTGTCCTGATCCAACCATATTCCTGGCATCCCAAGTGAGAATGTGTTCCTGGCATCCCAAGAGAGAATTCTAGACATATTTTCCCACAGAAGCTCTGCTATATGTGGTTAGATTCTATAGTACTTGTGcagtataaatttaaaagactcCCTGGATTTCCCTGGGAACCTAACTGCCATGTGCAATGTTACTTCTGTGGGAAACTGCTTCTGAATTCCAAATAATTGACCTACAATGAAATTTGGATTCCAGACTGCCTATAAATTAAAGATTACAGGTGTAATCAGTCTTACTGATTTAGCAGCCTTTCCAGATTATACCATGTATtaggtttttcctttctcccaagTTAGACTGTAAGTTTTGCAAGGTCAGACTTTGTCCTTGCCTTCTCTCATGTCTACCGGTGCACCTGGCACATTGCAGAGCCTTTAGGCACTTAATAAAAACTTGTCAATGGATAGATTGGTTGAAAACTCAAATAGTTGTCTAGCTTGACACATTTTCCCATTTtgactttattacttttttcttcatttccagtgAAAGGTTGACATCCTACTAGTAATGTCTGGTAGGTGAAAGTAAGATTTGAAAGCAGTAAAACCTTGGAGAGAgtagatttaattttgtttttgattcaTGAGACTCATATTTGTTTGCTGAGCTCTAGCCTTTGTTTCTACTGTGTGTgtagaatagactttaaaattaaatgtggtCTTTAAGAAACAGTCTTTCCACTCCTACAACTAGGTCTCCCTGCTGAACTCTCTAGTAGGAAATGGAAAGGCagttgcctggttctgagtcttTGTACTGTAGTCACTGTTTATCTCTGTGACCCTCTCTCTAGTGAGAGACCCATGAAACACAAACTGCCTTGACTGATCAATTTCCAGGCAGCCAACAATCTCAAAGTCAGATGTGGAAATGCTAATAGATTTAGTATAGATGCTTGTTTTCCTaaagaagataaaaagttttagagtaaaagttttgaaagaaatatgtttCTGTAGTTTATGACCATATTAAATATTCTAGAAAGGAACAGCTGTAAGAACAGGACTTTGCGCTAAGGATTTTTGCCTAAAACAAAATAACTTCTGTCACCAGTCTGGACATTTGTTAaacccaagaaacaaaaaactccttAAATAGATCAAATTCTAGACAACTAGCTATCTAAATATGAGACATGACATACTAATGGATTTaacataattgtttattttttctggggtagataaaaatagctttttgggtttggaaatttttttccttttttgttgttttaaaaatcatttctgttgCTTATTAGTGTTGAATATTCTAGAAAGGAACAGCTCTAAGAACAGGAATTTGTCCTCAGGGGCCCACAGTCAAATtgcttcattactttaaatagcAGCACTAAGTAAGCCCAGTATGTGTGTTTTCTAAGTCCAGGAAATAGCCATGCATTTCCAAGATGACATTCTTGTATACATAGTAAATAGAGCGTCAGCAtgtattcaatttatataaacaaAAGGCTCTGGGATACACAGACTAAACCTAAGATATTGCTTATAGGTGTTGAAGAACTTGATCTAATGTACAGACACCATATCCATGACAATTTACAGAGAACAGTTTTACCAGAGAAAGTTATGAAGCATCTTTCTCCCAGTTCCTCAAGGTAATTGTGCACTTTATCTTGTTCTAGGAGTATACCATGCTGTGTCTGTTATGTGGTAAAGCTGAAGATACGATCAGTATTCTCCCTGACGACCCCCGACAAATGACTCTGTTATTCTAAGGATCCTTCTGCAGCTCTGTaatcacaatgttgtgttggtttacAATACAGCAAGCCTGATGGTTTGTCTGACTTAGTTTATAATGGAAGttatttgcatattatttttttctgcttaggCTTACCTATTCTCTGAAAGaaaaagtgggacttccctggcggtccagcggttaggacttggcgctttcactgccatggcccaggttcaatccctggtccggaaactaagatcccattAATcgagtggcacagccaaaaaaaaaaaaaaaagtaagaaagaaaaagtaatttaggGGATTGCTGTTCTCTAGAGCTGAGCTCTTCTGCTAAAGTTCCCAGTGCACATCAGTGCAGCCAGAATGAAGCATCTTTGTTAGCAGCTATGTGGCTGAAAAATAACTAGGATGGAAAGCACatctagtgcccagatcttggttccAATAAAAGGAATTAGGACTCCTTGGGGAAATGACTGAGTCTAGGACTGGGGCAGTAAATACACAGGGTGAGCTTGGAGCATCTTGAGCCACAAAAAAGCGAAGTGCTGAAACGAAAAATCACAATGATTGGGAGTATGTCAAAGGGACAGAAGAGCCAGCTGAAGGAGCTCCCAGAGACCAAAGTTGGAACAGTTTGAGCAACAacataaagtagtattggattataaaccaaactataaacattcatgagtccatactgatataaatgaatgactgaataaataaatacatatactggagagaatagacaaatcccccacacagaaaaatttcaaataatgtatGTAGATACTCCTCACTCCTTAAGTATGGGTttgcatagtgacttccttccaaagagtgtagtatggaaagggggaaaagtaACTTTAACTTTTAGTTCActgagaaacctgacaaacactagcCTGGTGATCAAGATTATCATCATTGATGATGAGCCACGTTGATAGCATTactcttgatatgatgtgatgagaatgacaCTTTGCctttgtggtcttcctccccaaaacccgtaaccccagtctaatcatgagaaaaacttCAGACAAATCCCAGTTGAGAGAGGAATCCCAGTGGAGGAAAATACCTGAccaatactcctcaaaactgtcaaggtcatcacaGACAAGGAAGTCTGAGGAACTCTCACAGCCAAAAAAGAGCATGACtattaaatgtaatgtggtatcctgaatGAGATCCTGCACCAGAAAGAGAACATTTGGTAAAActagggaaatctgaataaagtgtggactttagttaatataAATAGAATGGTTTCAATTGCTCCAAAGGGATCTTAGAATATCTTACCTTGCATAGTTGAAAGAATTCTGGCTTGGGTGTCATAAAACCTGGCATGTAGGCCTCTGCCATTTGGTAGCAGTATAACCATTAAGCAAAGTGTCATTCTGGACTTTATTGTCCCCTTTCTATAAAACTGGACTAGTATAAATTGATGTTATACTTCTTTCACAGTATTATTAGATCCAAATGAACAATGAATATAAAATGCTTTGGAAGGCATATAAAGTTCTAGACAGAACGAGATGGTTTCAGTTAGTTCTTCTCATTATGAAATCAAAACTTAAGGGTCAGGcattaaaacagaattttttcctATTCATATCTCAGACATTCTGAACTGAGTGAGCAAAGTTGTTGACATCAGGGAAAAGCTTTGTTTTGTAACAGGAATAATGATAATAGCTGaggtttattgagtacttactatgtgccaaggcCTTTTTAAGCAGTTGTTTAATCCTCATTAACAATTCCATGAGggtaggtactattgttatcccAGTTTTAGAgccagagaaactgaggcacaaagaagttaagtaacttagtCCAGGTTACGTAGTTAGTACAGTGATGCCCTCAGTAATAGTGTTCAGTACACATGAAGTATCAGAGTCTAGCAAGGTTAGGAAGAGGTTGAGGATATCAGTGACAGCACTCTGAGGAATCTAGGCATGTCAGACCAAGATTTATTATTCAGAAAAGTTAAGGCAGCTGTTCCTTAAGCATCAGTTGTTTTATTCCTGGAAAATGCTTTCCACTTTCTGCAAATCTATATCTGACCTGCTGAGGAAATCGTTTGGTGAAATGAAtccagaaagcagagaaaatgtttcattactttaaatagcAGCACTAAGCCCATTATAGCTTCTGAATTGTCCCTTCATGGAGTTTGCTAATGCTTCCAACTTAGTCATTTGGAGCTCAAGAGTATGATTTTATATGCCCCTCCTGATATCCTCATCTCTTGCAGTATGTGTAATTATCTGTTTTAGACAATatattacaaaaattttaaacataaggtCCTATccatatatttcattattattaaaccAGCATTGTACTGTGTTTTGCGATACTTTATCATCTTCTAGAATTCTTTTATGGATCTAATAGAATAAAGACCTCTTGAACTCAGTTCTACTGCATCTATATTTCTCTGTTTAAGTAAAGGGGAACCAGGCAAAGGCATTGGTCTTCTTTGCTTCCCTTTCTGAGATACAAGAAGAAATCACCTGTAGGTGTAGTGGGGAACGTGAACTTGTCCTAGCACCTCATTCTTTCTCTACCTGCTCCATGATGTGCAGGTCTGGGGTCGACCTGGTTAGGCTCTTGGAGTTCAAAGCTCAGCCTGTTTGCTGTTGTGTTGTTTTAGCTAGCTCTGTCTTCCTCAAATGATCTTGGGTTCTCCCAGTACTAATTAATTGACATATGATATAGTCTAGGAAGAGCCAGATATGGTTTGTTACTTATAAGTCATCAGTAAGAAGTATACATTCACTGTTCTTTATTTCAGTGTAACAAGAATCCTTTCGGTTTCATTCTTCTGTTTCCTGAGCAAAGCTAAGTTACTTGACTGAATTTGAGGCtcttagttttaaaatgtatgtttcttGACTGTAGTACAAGTCTCTATTGTGAGATATGCTATGGTTGGGTAGAAAGGAAATCAAGAGACCTGGGTCTGAAATTAGCTTTGCCACCTTCTCATGGTGGGACATTGGGCAAGTCATTCTATCAGTACCTTGTTTTCTTCAATGGAAAAACAGACATAATCATGCCTCCTTCACGGagttttaaaatcaaatgataaaatgtaAGTGAAAATGTCATTAGGTCATACAGTGCTGTGGACAGGCAGCTGTCAGCGGTCTTAATGCAGAAACTCTGAGACAGAAGGAAGCACTATTGTGTTGTGGTTAATAGTagaagctttggagtcagactgaccTGGGTTTAACTTTCAACTCTGCCCCTCACTAGCCCTTTGTCCCTGAAAAGTGTCTTGCTCAATTACCTTCTCTTTAAATAGAGATGAAAATTCCTCAGGGTcagtatgaggattaaataacctAGCATATAGAAAGTACTTAATGCAGTGTGGGCGTATAGTATATGGTAATTTGGATGATGGTTGTAATGGTGATTATAAGAAATCACCAGATTTGAAATCACCAATAAGGGTTTGGCTCAGTGTTCCTTAAACTAAGGAGATGCAACGGTGGGAACATAGTCATGGAAATAATCATCAGTTTCAGTCTTGTTTGTATCTTGGCCCCCTAAATCACTTACTCCAAGCCATATTTTTTGTAAGAGCCCTCAGAGGAATGATTCCTTCTGTCCCTCCTCTAAATCGAGTAGCATTATCTCAGCACTTCTGGGAAAGCTTGTTTATGGGACTTCTCCTTACTTCCTGAGTGCCCCTAGGGAAATTTGATTAAAAGATTGTTTATCTAGGAAAGTAGGTGATTATATGAAGCTTTGCCTTGTCTGTTTATGACCATAAGCTGATATTTCTGAGGAGGTAAAGGGGACCAACAAGAtgaggaataaagaaaaggaaacaatttctCATTTCTGAAGCAAACAGCATTTCCCTGACCAAGTGACGAGCCCTCTTCCTAGCATTAAGGCCCTTTCTGACTCTCTCTGCAGAGTCACTTATACTGTAATTCCCATTCCTTTGGGAGTCTCTAAATAATTCTCTCAACTTGAGCCTCATGGGGAAGACCCAACACATTGTTCTGGCATATCAGGCCCTAAGTTGCCTGTGCCATAATACCAGCATCCAGGATAGCTGGCACTGCTGTTAGACATCATAACAGGCAATAGCACTGTAAAGATGATGAACAAATCATGCTAGCATCCCACatgaattctgattttatttcttcagggAAGCAGTTTGTCTCTGCAGTTATTGCTCTAAAATCAATGCTTGGTCCTGCCCACAAACCCATACCCCAGCTCTTGGCTCTGACAGTAGGAATCTTGAAGGGTTTGAGTTCTCAAGAGTCAAATTAAGGATGACCTTAATTTAGCAGAGAGTCTGCAGAAGGATGCCAGGGGATTCCCACTATACCACTCAGGTTACCGTTTTGAAATAAAGCACCACTGATGACATAGCTTTAGTAGACGGTCAGACAGTAGGGACCCTTAACCTCTGTTCCACATTTACTTCTCAAATGATGCAAGTGCTTAGAAAACAGTTACGGGGAACATCCCTCAGCATTTTCCCCTCAGCATTGGGGTTGTCAAGCTGTGTGTCCAGTTTGGAGAACTGTCCCTTCAGGGCTTCAATGAAGAGAAGTAAAATATTCCATCTAGTGGTCAAAGAAGGAAGGGCAAAATGAGAAGTTTCCAGGAAGAGGTTTGTGGGACAAAGTCAAAGGGCAGTGGCCTGTCAGCTGGTGTCTTTTCTAGAGCATGATAGGACCTTGTCTTGGTGGTGCTTTTGAGTATGCCTGTACTAGGTGAGGATTCTGGGGCACCGTCCTTCAAAGCCATTCGGCAGAACTCTGTTCTCACAGAGAACATCTGTCGTGTTGGCGGGTTATAAACAGTCTGACTGTCTGAAGGGAGGCCCTCTCACATCCCCACCCTCATGGAAAAAGAAGTGAAACCAGTCATTCATGCCTAaacttgtctgtcttgttcctgCATTTGTGAATTTGTGAGTGTGAGAAAGACAAGGGTGGAATGTGAACtttaaaaaagagggagagtCAGTCTAACAAAGGATCCAAAACAAACGTTACTCCACAAGGTGATCAGGAAATGGGTAAAGTACTCTTTGTGTTCCCATTAACTGTATCCTCTACGCCCTTGCTGTCATTAAAGTGGACCAAATTCAGCTTCTCAAGGTGCAGGTAACATTTAGTCAGCCCAGTACCCACAGTGAGAGTGACATCTTCCTGACTGGAATCCTCTAACTAACTTCCCAGTGCTTCCTccacttttcttcccctttctcctcgTTATCACCTCCTTTCCCCAGTTCTGAAGAAGAGCCATAAAGTAATAATACAATTCACATTTCCCAAAACTCCGCCTGCCACCCAGACCTTGACCTGAGCCTGCTTTCCAGACAGTAATTGGAGTGTCCCCTCGATCAGAGCCTCCCTCTCCTCAGCCTTTGTGTGCTGCCAGCCCCTCAGTCCCACCTGCAGTTTTATGCCGTCCCTCCCACCTCGGTCaaggaagagacacagagagtctGGCCGTTTCCACACCCGCCCTTTATTGGACTCAGCCAGCAGGCTGGCTCCGGACCCTCACACTTCTCAGACACCTCCCATACAGATTTAGGAAGGTGCCATCATTCTGTGAAAGCTCAGAGCCCACCCGTCTTGGAGCCCCAGGTTGAATCACCAACCAGAAGTttggggggaaggaaaggaaacaggcaGACCAGAAAGGCAAGGCTATTCAATGAAGGGAACTGATCTGAAGGGAAAGCCTGGGCCCAGCAGAGTCTCCTGAGGGCACACTGAATGCTCAGGAAAGACACTCAGGGGCAGGAGGAAGTAGGAGATCTGCTGGTGTTTATATGGCAACTTTGAGGAGGCGCTTGATGTCGGGCTCGATGTTGATGGTTGGGAAGGTGCGGCTGTAGCGCCGAAAGGGTTCCCCCTCTGGCCCGATGAGGAACTTCTCAAAGTTCCAAGACACGTCTGAGCGGTGCACAGGGCTCCAAATGATGAACTTGGGATCGGTCATGAGGGAAAACGGGTCATCGTAAGGGTAGGGGAGCTTATCCTTCAGGTAGGTGAAGACAGGATGCTCATTCTGACCATTCACGTCACACTTTTGGATAAGGGTAAAGGTGGGCTGGAAACCACCCCCAGGGCGGACGTACTTGAGGCTGTTCAGGATCTCCTCATTCTGACAGTTCTCCTGGGggaggaaagagacaaagagCTTGGGAAACGCAAGAGATGAAGGATCTACAAAGTCACCCTCCTGTACTCCCCAGGATCATTCTTTCTATTATGTATATCCGCCCCGcgtacccccacccccagcttgcttctctttccttcttcattcGCTTTGCCCTACTCTTGACTCGGAGTTTTCCCTCTCACAGCTATTGTCTGATGGCCATTTCTATTGCTAGGCCATTTCTGAAAGTTCTCACAGACCCTAGCTTGGCTGTTCTTGTACTGAAAGATTTAGCACTTTTGAGCTGTCACTTCTCTCCCCGATCTACCCTGAGCAATGCTTAGGGTATCTGTCTGAAGCTTCAAGGAAACGAGTTCTGGGCagtagaaagaaagggaaaggaggcTCAGGTCATACTGCCTAGAACCCTCCTTCCACTTACGCACCCACACATAcatgcctacacacacacacacacacacaccacacacacccacatacacacacacacacacacacacacacacaccctgccaccaccttccctttccttttgccCTGGTCTTGCCTGTCTTTCTTCTAATTACCTCTGAGTGTTGAATCTAGCCTTGGCCTCTGCCCTCCTCAGCTCCTCAAACTAAAGGTGAAATTGAGGTCTAGAAGAATGGGATTTATAGCTTCTTCCTTTCATCTTGTCCTAGATCTGCAGTACAAGTAGGAGGAAGCTTTGATGAAGGAAAACCCCATCCAAGGAAGACTAGTTTTCAGGTGCCATAAAGGCAAAGTAGGTTAGAGACAACAATGAACATACTGTAAACGGAATTACTTCGTGACCAACAGGCATGAATTAAATAGGATTGAAGGTTTAGTGTTCTGGAATaggccaggggaaggggaagttaCGGAAATAAGTGCTTAAGGACCAAAAGTTGTGAATGTGTAATTATCGTTCCTTTCACTTAGCTTCCTGCACCTCACGCTCACTTGCTGTACTCAGCTAGGATGCTTTAGATCTCAACCTGTTGCCTGTCTTTCCTCCCCGCTGCCAGCACTGTCCTATCCCCACTTAGCATTCCCCACCCCTGACAGCCCGCAAAGACCCATGGAAACCCTTATTTTCCACCCCC is a window encoding:
- the GPX2 gene encoding glutathione peroxidase 2, which translates into the protein MAYIAKSFYDLSAISLDGEKVDFNTFRGRAVLIENVASLUGTTTRDFTQLNELQCRFPRRLVVLGFPCNQFGHQENCQNEEILNSLKYVRPGGGFQPTFTLIQKCDVNGQNEHPVFTYLKDKLPYPYDDPFSLMTDPKFIIWSPVHRSDVSWNFEKFLIGPEGEPFRRYSRTFPTINIEPDIKRLLKVAI